The DNA sequence CCAGCAGCGAGTCGGATGTCGAGGTGGTCTCCGACGGTGCCGCCGCCTACATCGCCATCTCCAGCAGCACCGGCAGTCGGCTGTTGCGGGTGGACCGTGGCCTGGTGGCCACGCCGCTGGCCACCCTGACACCCCGTGTCTTCCAGCTGGAGCAGACGCCCACGCGGCTGGTGGCGCTGGGTCTGGGAACCCCATGGACCGTGCAGTCCGTGCCCAAGACGGGTGGTGCGACAACGCTGCTGCACACGCTGACCAGCCTGGAGATGTGGTCGCAGATGCTGACCGCGGGCGAGAACGTCTACCTCGGGCTCTATCAGGCCGATGGCACCGGATCGGTGTCCACGCTGGTGGTGGGGGCGGACGGCAGCAATCCGGTTCTGCTGGCGAACACCGCTGTCAAGCAGGGCATCGCTCCGACTTCGTGGTCGCTCGGCGACTTCGGCGCCGAGCCTGTCTACCAGGCCGTCGTGCTGGCGGACGGAGTCACCCGCTACCTGAATGACGCTGGTGCCACGCTGCGCGTGGTGGACGGTGCGACCCGCACCACCCTCGCGACCTACGGCCGCCTCCCGGCCCAGCCGGATGTGTACTTCGGTACGGTGGCGGGCGCATTCCAGTACGGGCAAAGCGGGCTGTTCGCCAGTGTCTCGATCGACACCGGCCTGGCGGGTGACCTGTTTTATTACAAGAGCGACGCACCGGGGCTGGTCCGGGTGACGAACTTTGGCACCCCGGCCCCCGCGGCCGCCGCCAGCGTGCAGTCGCTGTCGGCCACGCGCCGTTCCGCGGCGAAGGTTGCGGCTGCATACCGTGCGGGTGTGCTGGGTCGCTGATCGCAGGCGACGTCTGTGGAGGTGGTCGGCTGCGCTGGAGCCGGCCGCCCGTCAGGCCTGATAGCACGGCGGGCGGGGCCCCGCGGGCGCAGGATCCCCGGCCGATCCCGGTCGGCGAGAATGGTGGAAACAATGCCATCTGCGCGCGGGAGAAACGATCTTGAACCACCAAGCCCTGTCGTCCTTCATCTGGTCGGTCGCCGACCTGCTGCGAGGGGACTACAAACAGAGCGAATACGGCCGCGTCATCCTGCCGTTCACCGTGCTGCGCCGGCTGGACTGCGTGCTGGCGGCGACCAAGCCGGCGGTGCTGGCCGAGTTCGCCGCGCGCACCGCCGCCGGCCTGAACCCGGAGCCCTTCCTGCTGCGCAAGGCCGGACAGAGCTTCTTCAACACCTCGTCGCTCGACCTCGTCACGCTGCTGGGCGACCAGGATCATGTTCGGCAGAACCTCTACGCCTACATCCAGGCCTTCTCGCCGGCGGCGCGGGACATCTTCGAGCGCTTCGACTTCCACACCCAGGTGGAGCGGCTGGCCAAGGCCGACCTGCTGTACCTGGTGGTCGAGAAGTTCGCCAACATCGACCTGCACCCCGAGCGGGTGGACAACGCCAGCATGGGCGCGGTGTTCGAGGAGCTGATCCGCAAGTTCGCGGAGATCTCCAACGAGACGGCCGGGGAGCACTTCACGCCGCGCGAGGTCATCCGGCTGATGGTGAACCTGCTGTTCATCGAGGACGACGACGTGCTGACGCCCGGCAACGCCGTGGTGCGCACGGTCTATGACCCGACGGCGGGGACTGGCGGCATGTTGTCGGTGGCGGGCGAGTACCTGCTGGAACACAACCCGCAGGCCCGGCTGACGATGTTCGGGCAGGAGCTGAACGACGAGTCCTACGCCATCTGCAAGGCGGACATGCTCATCAAGGGGCAGGACGTGGGCAACATCGTGGCCGGCAACACGCTGAGCGACGATGGCCACGGCGGGCGCCAGTTCGACTACATGCTGTCCAACCCGCCGTTCGGGGTGGAGTGGAAGAAGGTCGAGCGGGCGGTGCGCCTGGAGCATGAGCAGCGGGGGTTTGATGGTCGCTTCGGTCCGGGGCTGCCGCGGGTGTCGGATGGCTCGCTGCTGTTCCTGATGCACCTGCTGGCCAAGATGCGGCCGGCGCAGGACGGGGGCAGCCGCTTCGGGATCGTGCTCAACGGCTCGCCGCTGTTCACGGGTGGCGCGGGCAGTGGCGAGAGCGAGATCCGCCGCTACGTGCTGGAGAACGATCTGGTGGAGGCCATCGTCGGCCTGCCCACCGACATGTTCTACAACACGGGCATCGCCACCTATGTCTGGATCCTGTCGAACAAGAAGCCGGAGGACCGCCGGGGGTTTGTGCAGCTCATCGACGCGGGGAGCTTCTGGCAGAAGATGCGCAAGAGCCTGGGCTCCAAGCG is a window from the Sphaerotilus montanus genome containing:
- a CDS encoding type I restriction-modification system subunit M, with the translated sequence MNHQALSSFIWSVADLLRGDYKQSEYGRVILPFTVLRRLDCVLAATKPAVLAEFAARTAAGLNPEPFLLRKAGQSFFNTSSLDLVTLLGDQDHVRQNLYAYIQAFSPAARDIFERFDFHTQVERLAKADLLYLVVEKFANIDLHPERVDNASMGAVFEELIRKFAEISNETAGEHFTPREVIRLMVNLLFIEDDDVLTPGNAVVRTVYDPTAGTGGMLSVAGEYLLEHNPQARLTMFGQELNDESYAICKADMLIKGQDVGNIVAGNTLSDDGHGGRQFDYMLSNPPFGVEWKKVERAVRLEHEQRGFDGRFGPGLPRVSDGSLLFLMHLLAKMRPAQDGGSRFGIVLNGSPLFTGGAGSGESEIRRYVLENDLVEAIVGLPTDMFYNTGIATYVWILSNKKPEDRRGFVQLIDAGSFWQKMRKSLGSKRKEMSDAHIEQVTRLFGGFTEAELVTVLDAAGQPLGEAQLVTGTDIPPVAREGGRLKRVPVARIFRNEDFGYTTITVERPLRDAQGQPVLGAKGKQKGKPQPDSALRDTENVPLSDDVRSYFEREVLPHAPDAWIDPEKTKVGYEIPFNRHFYVFEPPRSLAEIDADLKRSTDRIKQMIEGLSA